CCGCCGCGGGCTGGGTCGCACCGGGCTTCGGAGCCGTCACGTCAGCCGGCTTTTGATCGGCAGCGGCTTGCGGCTTCTCGACAGGCGGCGTCATCTTCACCGGCGTCGGGCTGGTCTTGTTATCGTCAATCAGCTTGCTCAGGCCCGCATCCGAGCCGTTGTTGCGATACTTGTAGAGATCGGTGAGCGCCGTCATGACCTTCTGCTTGACGTCCGCCGGGTAATCATTCTTCGGCAGGCCCATGAAGCGCGCCCAGCAATTGATGACGCCATCGGCTTCGGCATTGACTTTATCGAGCGCCGCTTTGACCTCGGGCTTCGGCTCGGCCGCCGTGCGGTCGGCCTCTGGAAGCTTCTGATAGTCAGCCGCCGCCACCGCGTAGCGTCCCTGATGCAAGCGGCCACAGTTGAAGAAGTAGCGCGCATTCATCGGGTCATTCATCGCGGCGTGCATGTAGTGCTCAAGCGCCTTGTCAGTCTCTTTGTTGTGCTCGTCAATCGTCGCCAGCGTGTCGTGCAGATAGCCGAGCGTCTCGCTCTTCTTGAAGCTCGGAGAATTGGTCGGCGCCTTGCCGGCTTCGATCAAGCGGATCGAGGTCTGCGTGAACTGCGTGGTGTCCGGCACGTACTGGAAATTGGTGTCGAGGGTGCGCAACTGGCTGGCGAGAAAGAGCGCAAAGTCGAGATTATCGGGGTCTGCCGCCATGATCTCTTTGCCGAGGCGATCAATCTCGGCGAGGTTTTTGGCCTTCACCGCTTCGCCCAGCATCGTGGCGCGCGCCTGCGGCATCCACTTCTTCAGATAAGCCGCGTACTGGCCATTGGGATACTTTTCCAGATATGCCTGCGCCGCTTCCAGAGCCTTTGGATAATCTTTGGCATTATTCAGGTCATACCATGTTTTATAGGTCGCGGCTTCCTGAGCCGCAGCATCCTGCGCAGCGGGCTTGGCGCTGCTGTCTTGAGCAAAAGTCAGCGGCGCAGCGAGCGCCAGCAGAAACGTGAGGACCGCGGCGGTGGCGATGATTTTTTTCATTAGACGATACTCCTCCTTGCTGTTTTCCTCCGAGCAAGCTCGAATCGAGATACTCTACCGAATTGATTTGTTGAATCGGCGCAACTCTGGGATGCTTGCGCAGCAGCAGGAGTTGCTGACCTTTGGCGAACGGGAAAAGCTCCAACTTCATCGTCGCACGCGCTCTGTTTTTTTGTCAAGCAAAGACGACCACAACCGGGCCTACTTGCCGTGCAAACGCATAAGTTTTACAACTCGGAGCCGGGCATTTCACTTGTCGCCTATCCAACATCCAAATCCGCACACCAAGCTACGGGCGCTAACGCTTCGTCAGTTTTATGAGGAAGCCATAAAGTTGCGGGTCGCGCGCTTCCAACTCGCGCCGTGTGTGCCGCGCCGTCACTCCCGCCGAAGGCCGCTTGTCGTCGCTGATGAACGCTTCGTAGCCTTGCGCAAAGTACTCATATTCGTTGGCCGCCGCATAATAGTCAAGCGCGCGGCCCGCGGCTTTCGCCTGCTCATAAAGACGGCGGATCATTAGCACGTCGGCTTTGCCGAGCGCCGTCATATGCACCTGATGCGCGAACTCGTGCGCGATGGTGTGAAAGCCGCCGCCGCTGGCCATCTCGATATACTCAAGCCCGCTCACCGCCACGCGCCCGCCGACGCCGCGCAGGCTGGCATAATAACGGCCATCGAAGGTCTTCTCGGCGGCGATGTCGTCAAAGTCACCCATGTCGCTTACGGTTTCGTCAAAGGCCAGCAGGTAATGGCGGGCGCGGCTGCGAGCGAGCGCCGGCAGGTACTCCGCCAGCGGCGCCACCGCCCAATCGATCACCTGTTGCTGGCGGCGCGTCAGTCCCTGGTAATTCGGAAAGATGACTCGCGTCAGCGCGTAAGTCGGCGGCGGCGGGCGCTGATAAAACTTCGCCGCATAATCTTCGCCGCCGATCTCGATGCGCGCCCGCTCTTGCAAGCCGCGATTGGCATAGGCCAGCTCCAGATGCGCCGCCGCGCCCTCGCCGTCTACGGCCAGCGCCATACGCGCGGCGGTCGCGGCACGCTCGTAATCGCCGTCGCGCAGCCAGATGTCGCCCAGTCCGATCAGCGCGCGGTAGTAACGCGGCTGGATGCGCAGGGCGGCTTCAAATTCGGAGATGGCTTGCGGCGCGCGGCCTGCGCGCTTCAGCGCCTGGGCGCGCTCGGCATGCAGGCGCGCTTCGCTCACGACTTCTTGCTGCAAGCCGGCGCGGCCATCGACATACTGCGACAGCAAGCGGCGGGCGCTGACGTTCAAAGGATCGAGCCTGAGAACGCGCCGCGCCAGTTGGCGAACCGCTTCGGGCTCGCGCCGTGTGGCTTTGACGAAGCCGAGCGCGCCGAGCGCTTCCGTGTCGTACTCGTCGAGCGCCGCGGCGCGCTCGGCCTCCGCCTCGGCTTCATCGTTGCGATTGCTTTCGATCAGCACACGCGCCAGCATCGCCCGCGCGCGATGGTCATCAGGGTGATCGGCGAGCAGACGGCGCAAACGCGCTTCGGCGCTTTGCGGATTGCGCTCTAATAGATCAACGCCGGCGCTCCCGGTGATGGCGGCGGCATGCGCCGCGTCGAGCGCCAGCGCCCGGTCAAAGTAAGCTCCGGCGCGCGCCGCATCTTCCGCCGTCAGGTAAATCGTGCCGTACTCCGCCAGCCAAT
This sequence is a window from Blastocatellia bacterium. Protein-coding genes within it:
- a CDS encoding tetratricopeptide repeat protein, which produces MPRERARLASEAARRGAMLRHEWNLDAAEAAFREAIKLDAANLEAHLGLSRIARARFDYAAALAWLDQAKAAGARSADWLAEYGTIYLTAEDAARAGAYFDRALALDAAHAAAITGSAGVDLLERNPQSAEARLRRLLADHPDDHRARAMLARVLIESNRNDEAEAEAERAAALDEYDTEALGALGFVKATRREPEAVRQLARRVLRLDPLNVSARRLLSQYVDGRAGLQQEVVSEARLHAERAQALKRAGRAPQAISEFEAALRIQPRYYRALIGLGDIWLRDGDYERAATAARMALAVDGEGAAAHLELAYANRGLQERARIEIGGEDYAAKFYQRPPPPTYALTRVIFPNYQGLTRRQQQVIDWAVAPLAEYLPALARSRARHYLLAFDETVSDMGDFDDIAAEKTFDGRYYASLRGVGGRVAVSGLEYIEMASGGGFHTIAHEFAHQVHMTALGKADVLMIRRLYEQAKAAGRALDYYAAANEYEYFAQGYEAFISDDKRPSAGVTARHTRRELEARDPQLYGFLIKLTKR